One Laribacter hongkongensis DSM 14985 genomic region harbors:
- a CDS encoding AzlD domain-containing protein — MSSTSLWITILGMALVTALLRALPITLLAGRQLPPLLARWLSFVPVTVLAALLLPDIVLRQGELALTVDNLFLWASLPTLAVAYFTRNFFGTMLTGMVTVGVARWLLPAVFGL; from the coding sequence ATGAGCTCGACGTCACTGTGGATCACCATTCTGGGCATGGCGCTGGTGACGGCGCTGCTGCGTGCGCTGCCGATCACCCTGCTGGCCGGCCGCCAGCTGCCGCCCCTTCTCGCCCGCTGGCTGTCGTTCGTGCCGGTGACGGTGCTGGCGGCCCTGCTGCTGCCGGACATCGTGCTGCGGCAAGGCGAACTGGCACTGACCGTCGACAACCTGTTCCTGTGGGCATCGCTGCCGACGCTGGCGGTGGCCTATTTCACCCGCAACTTCTTCGGCACCATGCTGACCGGCATGGTGACAGTGGGAGTGGCACGCTGGCTGCTGCCGGCCGTGTTCGGGCTGTAG
- a CDS encoding AzlC family ABC transporter permease encodes MEATSLSAGVGPTAFDDMRAGIRRGFPIVLGYLPLGFAFGVLAVQNGIPGYAAVLMSILVFAGSGQFIAAAMWGAGAAPWAIIFTNLIINLRYLFMCAALAPWLSRFSRLRQVLFGYEITDEIFAVHSSAMHRHETARAPLVFAVNLTAHSGWVGGTLLGAVSGSLLADPRHLGLDFALPAMFFALLVPLCLTRLRLLVALLAGGLSVGFALLGTGSWNVILATLIGASVATWLTRKEDKA; translated from the coding sequence ATGGAAGCAACATCCTTGTCGGCCGGTGTCGGGCCGACTGCGTTTGACGACATGCGCGCCGGCATCCGGCGCGGTTTTCCGATCGTGCTGGGTTACCTGCCGCTCGGCTTTGCCTTTGGCGTGCTGGCCGTGCAGAACGGCATCCCCGGCTACGCCGCGGTGCTGATGTCGATCTTGGTGTTTGCCGGCTCCGGCCAGTTCATCGCTGCGGCCATGTGGGGCGCAGGGGCAGCACCGTGGGCGATCATCTTCACCAACCTGATCATCAACCTGCGCTACCTCTTCATGTGCGCGGCGCTGGCGCCGTGGCTGTCGCGCTTTTCGCGCCTGCGGCAGGTGCTGTTCGGCTACGAAATCACCGATGAAATCTTTGCCGTCCACTCCAGCGCCATGCACCGGCATGAAACCGCGCGGGCGCCCCTGGTGTTTGCCGTCAACCTGACTGCCCACTCGGGCTGGGTCGGCGGCACGCTGCTGGGTGCCGTGTCCGGTTCGCTGCTGGCCGATCCGCGCCATCTGGGGCTGGACTTTGCCTTGCCGGCCATGTTCTTTGCCCTGCTGGTGCCGCTGTGCCTGACGCGCCTGCGGCTGCTGGTGGCCCTGCTGGCCGGTGGTCTGTCGGTCGGCTTTGCCCTTCTGGGCACCGGCAGTTGGAACGTGATCCTTGCCACCCTGATCGGCGCGTCGGTTGCCACCTGGCTGACCCGGAAAGAGGACAAGGCATGA